A portion of the Nitratidesulfovibrio termitidis HI1 genome contains these proteins:
- a CDS encoding ABC transporter ATP-binding protein codes for MPTDISPVASSAASPGASPSISADLSVTRLVKRFEKFTAVNDVSFEVEQGKFFSILGPSGCGKTTLLRMIAGFESPDSGVIAIRGRDMAGIAPNRRPVNLIFQHLALFPMMSVADNVAFGLKRRGMAGGEITRRVQDVLERVGLPGYGAKMPAQLSGGQKQRVAIARCLVLEPAVLLLDEPLGALDLKLREQMKVELKTLQAEVGTTFVYITHDQSEALVMSDHVAVMNAGRFEQVDTPRNLYRRPASAFVAGFVGETNVWSGTLEEASGDAGLVRTDEGAVFRARVAAGLARGARVDMFIRPEAVLIDPDEVSCATGDATGGATSDVAGDGGDAPLPVRGACANRVQVQVQAILFDGAASRLLTHPEGSRREVMVALPQNRLYDHIKPGDRITVGWDDRAGICFAAGSGK; via the coding sequence ATGCCCACGGATATTTCGCCAGTTGCTTCTTCTGCCGCTTCCCCAGGCGCTTCCCCAAGTATATCTGCGGACCTTTCCGTCACCCGCCTCGTCAAACGCTTTGAAAAATTCACGGCGGTCAACGACGTGTCGTTCGAGGTGGAGCAGGGCAAGTTCTTTTCCATCCTCGGGCCTTCGGGCTGCGGCAAGACCACCCTGCTGCGCATGATCGCGGGGTTCGAGTCGCCCGATTCCGGCGTCATCGCCATTCGCGGGCGCGACATGGCGGGCATTGCCCCCAACCGCCGCCCGGTGAACCTGATTTTCCAGCATCTTGCGTTGTTTCCCATGATGTCCGTGGCCGACAACGTGGCCTTTGGCCTGAAACGCCGGGGCATGGCCGGGGGCGAGATAACCCGCCGGGTGCAGGACGTGCTGGAACGCGTGGGCCTGCCCGGTTACGGGGCCAAGATGCCCGCCCAGCTTTCCGGCGGGCAGAAGCAGCGCGTGGCCATTGCCCGTTGCCTGGTGCTGGAACCCGCCGTGCTGCTGCTGGACGAGCCTCTGGGCGCGCTGGACCTGAAGCTGCGCGAGCAGATGAAGGTGGAACTGAAAACGTTGCAGGCCGAGGTGGGCACCACCTTCGTGTACATCACCCACGACCAGTCCGAGGCCCTGGTCATGTCCGACCACGTGGCGGTCATGAACGCCGGGCGCTTCGAGCAGGTGGACACCCCGCGCAACCTGTACCGCCGCCCGGCTTCGGCCTTCGTGGCCGGTTTCGTGGGCGAGACCAATGTGTGGTCGGGCACGCTGGAAGAAGCCAGCGGCGATGCGGGGCTGGTGCGCACCGACGAGGGCGCGGTGTTCCGCGCCCGCGTGGCCGCCGGGCTTGCCAGGGGTGCGCGGGTGGACATGTTCATCCGGCCAGAGGCAGTGCTGATCGACCCCGATGAGGTGTCGTGTGCGACCGGTGACGCGACAGGCGGCGCGACCAGTGACGTGGCTGGTGACGGCGGCGATGCGCCCCTGCCGGTGCGCGGGGCCTGCGCCAATCGCGTGCAGGTGCAGGTGCAGGCCATCCTGTTCGACGGCGCGGCCAGCCGCCTGCTGACCCATCCGGAAGGTTCGCGCCGCGAGGTCATGGTGGCCCTGCCCCAGAACCGCCTGTACGACCACATCAAGCCCGGCGACCGCATCACCGTGGGCTGGGACGACCGCGCGGGCATCTGCTTCGCGGCGGGGAGCGGGAAATGA
- a CDS encoding ABC transporter permease — MSAAVHAAPVKSRPGLRLTLALFLTPVVLWLGLLIVLPHIDLLIMSFRMDPAFGDEGWSLENYHQFFSEPIYWLTFVRTAGYSVLVTVLTFLVSLPVAFYVTKVVARNTSRFLLTMLLLPFWVSELVRVYGWMILLRESGVLNHWLTALGITARPVEMLYNDATMIMGLVYTSMLFMVVPLVSVLESLDDSLIEAACDLGAGPWTIMRTIVVPHCMPGIMSGGIVVFMLTLGNYLTPNLMGGKNSLWFTEQIYNQFIASFNWNQGAAFGFLLLALSSCIIWLGLRLTGQKLSRVVQ; from the coding sequence ATGAGCGCCGCCGTGCATGCAGCGCCCGTGAAATCCCGACCGGGACTGCGCCTGACCCTGGCGTTGTTCCTGACCCCGGTGGTGCTGTGGCTGGGGCTGCTCATCGTGTTGCCGCACATCGACCTGCTGATCATGTCCTTTCGCATGGACCCGGCCTTCGGCGACGAAGGCTGGAGCCTGGAAAACTACCACCAGTTCTTCTCGGAACCCATCTACTGGCTGACCTTCGTGCGCACAGCCGGGTATTCGGTGCTGGTCACCGTGCTGACCTTCCTGGTTTCCCTGCCCGTGGCCTTCTACGTGACCAAGGTGGTGGCGCGGAACACCTCGCGCTTTCTGCTGACCATGCTGCTGCTGCCGTTCTGGGTCAGCGAACTGGTGCGGGTGTACGGCTGGATGATCCTGCTGCGCGAAAGCGGCGTGCTGAATCACTGGCTGACGGCGCTGGGCATTACCGCCAGGCCCGTGGAGATGCTGTACAACGACGCCACCATGATCATGGGGCTGGTGTACACCTCCATGCTGTTCATGGTGGTGCCGCTGGTGTCCGTGCTGGAAAGCCTGGATGACAGCCTCATCGAGGCCGCCTGCGACCTTGGCGCGGGCCCGTGGACCATCATGCGCACCATCGTGGTGCCGCACTGCATGCCGGGCATCATGTCCGGGGGCATAGTGGTGTTCATGCTCACCCTTGGCAACTACCTGACGCCCAACCTGATGGGCGGCAAGAATTCGCTGTGGTTCACCGAGCAGATCTACAACCAGTTCATCGCCAGCTTCAACTGGAACCAGGGCGCGGCCTTCGGCTTTCTGCTGCTGGCGCTGTCGTCGTGCATCATCTGGCTGGGGCTGCGGCTGACCGGCCAGAAACTGAGCAGGGTAGTGCAATGA
- a CDS encoding ABC transporter permease, whose amino-acid sequence MIRSLPRSRGYTMGYGLYITLYFVFLFAPLAVTCVLAFNDSQFPSLPWKGFTLDWFLADLPARTGIFHDRGNLSSILTSAQTAILVSALATLVGTCAAFLFEQEEFPLKGPLYFLMLAPLVVPGVILGISILIAATTAGTFMEDVLGIDVGILRPGFWLVVLGQFSFITTFVTLVVSARLKKFDRTLEEAALNLGATRLEVIRYITLPFLRTAIIGAGAVAFLMSFENFNTTLFLVGSEPTLPINLYLQVRDGSTPVINAISFLLIVGTSLVACVNLYAGRRTEAGS is encoded by the coding sequence ATGATCCGTTCGCTGCCGCGCTCGCGCGGCTACACCATGGGCTACGGCCTGTATATCACGCTGTACTTCGTCTTTCTGTTCGCACCCCTGGCGGTCACCTGCGTGCTGGCCTTCAACGATTCGCAATTCCCCTCGCTGCCGTGGAAGGGCTTCACGCTGGACTGGTTCCTGGCCGACCTGCCCGCGCGCACCGGCATCTTCCACGACCGGGGCAACCTGTCGTCCATCCTCACCAGCGCCCAGACCGCCATCCTGGTGTCCGCGCTGGCCACGCTGGTGGGCACCTGCGCCGCCTTCCTGTTCGAGCAGGAGGAGTTTCCGCTGAAGGGGCCGTTGTACTTCCTGATGCTGGCCCCGCTGGTGGTGCCCGGCGTCATCCTGGGCATTTCCATCCTGATTGCCGCCACCACGGCGGGCACCTTCATGGAAGACGTGCTGGGCATCGACGTGGGCATCCTGCGGCCCGGCTTCTGGCTGGTGGTGCTGGGGCAGTTCTCGTTCATCACCACCTTTGTCACCCTGGTTGTTTCCGCCCGGCTGAAAAAGTTCGACCGCACGCTGGAAGAAGCCGCGCTGAATCTGGGGGCGACGAGGCTGGAGGTGATCCGCTACATCACCCTGCCGTTCCTGCGCACGGCCATCATCGGCGCGGGCGCAGTGGCCTTCCTGATGTCGTTCGAGAACTTCAACACCACGCTGTTTCTCGTGGGCTCGGAACCCACCCTGCCCATCAACCTGTATCTGCAGGTGCGCGACGGCTCCACCCCGGTCATCAACGCCATCTCGTTCCTGCTCATCGTGGGCACCTCGCTGGTGGCGTGCGTGAATTTGTATGCGGGGCGGAGGACCGAAGCCGGTAGTTAG
- a CDS encoding glycerophosphodiester phosphodiesterase: MSGATMPREGYYALREGRVLCIAHRGARSVAPENTILAAQRGLEEGADLWELDVQLTADGHLVVVHDDTLDRTTDVATRPEYAGRAPWRVCDFTLDEVRGLDTGGWYQAADPHGQIASGGVTADDLALFPGLRIPTLDEALAFTADHAWRVNVEIKDMTVNADGSPGSPNYPGDEAVVRAVLECIRAHGLMERTLLSSFRHDCLRHAARMEPALALAALVEDVRPDDPVALCSELGVVAYHPGDDIVTEADVAGLRAIGVAVNVWTVNEEADMRRFMDWGVAGLITDVPLLCWGVLRERGLSA, encoded by the coding sequence ATGTCCGGTGCAACCATGCCCCGTGAAGGATACTACGCCCTGCGCGAGGGGCGGGTGCTGTGCATCGCCCATCGCGGCGCGCGCTCCGTGGCGCCCGAAAACACCATCCTTGCCGCCCAGCGCGGGCTGGAAGAGGGCGCGGACCTGTGGGAACTGGACGTGCAGCTTACCGCTGACGGTCATCTGGTGGTGGTGCACGACGACACCCTGGACCGCACCACCGACGTGGCCACCCGCCCGGAATACGCAGGCCGAGCCCCGTGGCGGGTCTGCGACTTCACCCTGGACGAGGTGCGCGGACTGGACACGGGCGGCTGGTATCAGGCTGCGGACCCGCACGGCCAGATTGCCTCGGGTGGAGTGACCGCCGACGACCTTGCCCTGTTCCCCGGCCTGCGCATCCCCACGCTGGACGAGGCCCTGGCCTTCACGGCGGACCACGCCTGGCGCGTCAACGTGGAAATCAAGGACATGACCGTCAACGCGGACGGCAGCCCTGGCAGCCCGAATTATCCGGGCGACGAGGCGGTGGTCCGCGCCGTGCTGGAATGCATCCGCGCGCATGGCCTGATGGAGCGGACGCTGCTGTCCTCCTTCCGGCACGACTGCCTGCGCCACGCGGCCCGCATGGAACCCGCGCTGGCCCTTGCCGCGCTGGTGGAGGACGTGCGCCCGGACGACCCGGTGGCCCTGTGCAGCGAACTTGGCGTGGTGGCCTACCACCCCGGCGACGACATCGTCACCGAAGCGGACGTGGCCGGGCTGCGGGCAATCGGCGTTGCCGTCAACGTCTGGACCGTGAACGAAGAGGCGGACATGCGCCGGTTCATGGACTGGGGCGTGGCCGGGCTGATCACCGATGTTCCGCTGCTGTGCTGGGGTGTACTGCGCGAGAGGGGTTTGAGCGCGTAA
- a CDS encoding DMT family transporter yields the protein MPALGTGELAALSTAALWAVSCQIHAILSRRLGAHTLILLRLPICIVMFGAWWGASVLFFGGGVMVPGAGNSPGLTGLTGAGGPSTVALISLALSGVFGVALCDLLFYSGVVLVGARVALLVQSLSTVITAVLGYLFLGEAIGPMGIAGILIATVGVAWVVGDGGTVPEGAVPLSRAVRLRGVGLAFASALALSGGMVLSKQGLSEGVDPLFAALLRMVVAMGVFWPTAMLTGRLRPALGVVRGSSQDRRNFRLLLVASLIGPVVGVWLSLVAIGATKTGIAATLIGLEPIFIIPVAALVERRWPTPRAIAGAGIAFVGTALLCLRNVL from the coding sequence ATGCCCGCCCTCGGGACCGGCGAACTCGCCGCCCTGTCCACCGCCGCCCTCTGGGCGGTTTCGTGCCAGATCCACGCCATCCTTTCCCGGCGCCTTGGCGCCCACACCCTGATCCTGCTGCGTCTGCCCATCTGCATCGTGATGTTCGGCGCATGGTGGGGCGCATCCGTGCTCTTTTTCGGCGGCGGGGTGATGGTGCCCGGCGCGGGCAACTCGCCTGGCCTGACTGGCCTGACTGGCGCGGGCGGCCCCAGCACAGTGGCCTTGATATCGCTGGCCCTGTCCGGAGTGTTCGGCGTGGCCCTGTGCGACCTGCTGTTCTATTCCGGCGTGGTGCTGGTGGGCGCGCGGGTGGCCTTGCTGGTGCAGTCGTTGTCCACGGTGATCACCGCCGTGCTCGGCTACCTGTTTCTGGGCGAGGCCATCGGCCCCATGGGCATCGCGGGCATTCTCATCGCCACGGTCGGGGTGGCCTGGGTGGTGGGCGACGGCGGCACGGTGCCCGAGGGGGCGGTGCCCCTGTCCCGCGCCGTGCGTTTGCGCGGGGTGGGTCTGGCCTTTGCCTCGGCACTGGCGCTTTCCGGTGGCATGGTGCTGTCCAAGCAGGGGTTGAGCGAAGGGGTGGACCCGCTGTTCGCCGCACTGCTGCGCATGGTGGTGGCCATGGGTGTGTTCTGGCCCACGGCCATGCTGACCGGCAGGCTGCGCCCGGCGCTGGGCGTGGTGCGCGGAAGCAGTCAGGACCGCCGCAATTTCCGTCTGCTGCTGGTGGCCTCGCTTATCGGGCCGGTGGTGGGGGTGTGGCTGTCGCTGGTGGCCATTGGTGCCACCAAGACTGGCATTGCCGCCACGCTCATAGGGCTGGAGCCCATTTTCATCATTCCCGTGGCCGCACTGGTGGAGCGGCGCTGGCCCACGCCCCGCGCCATTGCCGGGGCGGGCATCGCCTTCGTGGGCACGGCGTTGCTGTGCCTGCGGAATGTATTGTAG